Proteins from one Salaquimonas pukyongi genomic window:
- the galE gene encoding UDP-glucose 4-epimerase GalE, with the protein MSVLVTGGAGYIGSHMVWELLDHGEDVVVLDNLTTGFDWAVPDRAKLVVGNVGNIDLVDKVIRDHDVEAVIHFAGSVVVPESMENPLKYYDNNTANSRNLLEAVVKNGIDKFIFSSTAAVYGEPLTTGPIREDAMLNPMSPYGSSKLMTEIMVRDTALVSNLRYVMLRYFNVAGCDPMQRTGQATKGATHLIKIACETALGRHPSMSIYGDDYDTPDGTCIRDFIHVSDLVNAHYAALNFLRQGGLKFTANCGYSKGYSVKQVVDAVKRISGNDFPVVYEDRRPGDIPSLTANAHRLMSRLSWKPAHDDLDKIISDALAWENALDSRRKSA; encoded by the coding sequence ATGTCAGTTCTGGTCACCGGCGGAGCCGGTTATATCGGCAGTCACATGGTATGGGAACTGCTCGACCATGGTGAAGACGTCGTGGTTCTCGACAATCTGACAACCGGCTTTGATTGGGCGGTTCCAGACCGTGCCAAGCTGGTCGTGGGCAATGTGGGAAACATCGATCTCGTCGACAAGGTAATTCGCGACCATGACGTGGAAGCGGTCATTCATTTTGCCGGTTCGGTCGTTGTGCCCGAATCGATGGAAAACCCGCTCAAATATTACGACAACAATACCGCCAACTCCCGCAACCTGCTGGAAGCGGTGGTGAAGAACGGCATCGACAAGTTCATCTTTTCCTCCACTGCCGCGGTATACGGCGAACCGCTGACCACCGGGCCGATCCGCGAGGATGCCATGCTCAACCCGATGTCGCCTTACGGATCCTCCAAGCTGATGACGGAGATCATGGTGCGCGACACCGCGCTGGTCAGTAATCTTCGCTATGTCATGCTGCGTTATTTCAACGTTGCCGGCTGTGACCCCATGCAGCGCACGGGCCAGGCCACCAAGGGCGCAACCCATCTTATCAAAATCGCATGTGAAACGGCCCTGGGCCGTCACCCGTCAATGTCGATCTACGGTGATGATTACGACACGCCCGACGGCACCTGTATTCGCGACTTCATCCATGTCAGCGATCTGGTGAACGCCCACTACGCCGCACTGAACTTTCTTCGTCAGGGCGGGCTCAAGTTCACCGCCAATTGCGGCTATTCGAAAGGCTATTCGGTCAAACAGGTAGTCGATGCGGTCAAACGCATCAGCGGCAATGATTTTCCAGTGGTCTACGAAGATAGACGGCCGGGCGACATTCCATCGCTGACGGCAAACGCCCACCGGCTGATGTCGCGGCTTTCCTGGAAACCTGCCCATGACGATCTCGACAAGATCATCTCCGATGCGCTCGCCTGGGAAAACGCGCTGGACAGCCGCCGCAAATCTGCCTGA
- a CDS encoding NfeD family protein: MIVELVRDLGGWSWWVLGAILIGIEVLAPGTFFLWLGLAAFAVGAVSLIVGPEAGFWAWQVQLMAFAILSLVFAFAGRSLMRRKDWDRSEAPDLNERGKQLVGSMAVLTQPIAGGRGRAKIGDTTWRVTGPDLPQGAKVKVVGANAETLEVEAAGK; this comes from the coding sequence ATGATTGTTGAACTGGTCCGTGATCTTGGCGGCTGGTCGTGGTGGGTTCTGGGCGCGATCCTGATAGGGATTGAAGTGCTGGCGCCTGGCACGTTTTTCCTGTGGCTTGGGCTTGCAGCCTTCGCAGTCGGTGCCGTCAGTCTCATCGTTGGTCCTGAAGCCGGCTTCTGGGCATGGCAGGTTCAGTTGATGGCTTTTGCCATCCTGTCGCTGGTTTTCGCCTTTGCAGGCCGTTCGCTGATGCGCCGCAAGGACTGGGACCGAAGCGAAGCGCCCGATCTTAATGAGCGTGGAAAGCAGCTTGTCGGTTCCATGGCGGTACTGACCCAGCCGATCGCCGGCGGGCGCGGACGGGCCAAGATCGGCGACACCACCTGGCGCGTCACCGGCCCCGATCTGCCGCAGGGGGCAAAAGTGAAGGTGGTTGGCGCTAATGCTGAAACACTGGAAGTGGAAGCTGCCGGGAAATAG
- a CDS encoding SPFH domain-containing protein, whose product MPELLGFDLWVIAAAIVLIIILIAGVKQVPQGYNYTVERFGRFVRTLKPGLNLIVPVVDRVGAKMNMMEQVLDVPTQEVITRDNATVSADGVAFYQVLDAARAAYEVRGLENAILNLTMTNIRSVMGSMDLDELLSKRDEINERLLRVVDEAASPWGVKMTRIEIKDINPPDDIVQAMGRQMKAERDKRANILDAEGLRQSEILQAEGEKQSQILKAEGEKEAAFREAEARERLAEAEAKATTMVSEAIAKGDVQAINYFVAQKYVEALGNIATAGNQKVLMLPMEASSLLGALGGIGEISKEVFGNGGSEGGGSTKPARGKQSTVSAANPAEKTSQPVQPWGSGDEGATE is encoded by the coding sequence ATGCCGGAACTGTTGGGTTTTGACCTGTGGGTGATTGCCGCTGCCATCGTCCTCATCATCATTCTGATTGCCGGCGTAAAGCAGGTGCCACAGGGCTACAACTACACCGTGGAGCGTTTTGGGCGTTTCGTGCGCACGCTGAAGCCCGGCCTCAATCTCATTGTTCCCGTTGTCGACCGGGTCGGGGCAAAAATGAACATGATGGAGCAGGTGCTCGACGTGCCGACCCAGGAGGTCATTACCCGGGACAACGCCACCGTCAGCGCAGACGGGGTTGCCTTCTATCAGGTGCTTGATGCGGCTCGCGCGGCCTATGAGGTGCGCGGGCTTGAGAATGCCATTCTAAACCTGACGATGACCAATATCCGCTCGGTCATGGGCTCCATGGACCTCGACGAACTTCTCTCCAAGCGGGACGAGATCAATGAACGGTTGCTGCGGGTGGTCGATGAAGCGGCATCTCCCTGGGGTGTGAAGATGACCCGCATCGAGATCAAGGACATCAACCCGCCGGATGATATTGTCCAGGCGATGGGCCGGCAGATGAAGGCTGAACGCGACAAGCGGGCCAACATTCTCGACGCGGAAGGCCTGCGCCAGTCGGAGATTTTGCAGGCGGAAGGCGAAAAGCAGTCGCAAATCCTCAAGGCCGAAGGCGAAAAGGAAGCGGCATTTCGCGAAGCCGAGGCGCGTGAACGGCTTGCCGAAGCCGAGGCAAAGGCAACCACAATGGTGTCTGAAGCCATCGCCAAGGGGGATGTTCAGGCAATCAACTACTTTGTTGCCCAGAAATATGTGGAGGCGCTCGGCAATATTGCCACCGCCGGCAACCAGAAGGTTCTGATGCTGCCGATGGAAGCATCCAGCCTGTTGGGTGCGCTTGGCGGCATCGGCGAAATCTCCAAGGAGGTTTTCGGCAATGGCGGCAGTGAAGGCGGTGGAAGCACCAAGCCTGCAAGGGGCAAGCAAAGCACCGTGAGTGCGGCCAACCCGGCAGAGAAGACTTCGCAGCCGGTCCAGCCCTGGGGCTCCGGTGATGAGGGAGCCACGGAATGA
- the hemH gene encoding ferrochelatase, producing the protein MNASLKSGKAGDKAAGGYRRLGPLPENHPPVKTGKVGVLLVNLGTPDGHDKKNMRKYLEEFLTDARVIEWPKLLWYPVLYGIVLNTRPKKSGAAYETIWNRELDESPLRTITRSQSEKLAAMLAKHEEVIVDWGMRYGNPSIASRLEALRAQGCERIVVFPLYPQYSAATTATVNDKAFEYLMQQRWMPAVRTVPPYHDDPVYIDALAVSIEQHLAKLGFEPEKVIASYHGIPVSYFNKGDPYHCHCQKTSRLLAERLGWKEGRLLTCFQSRFGPEEWLQPYTDETIGHLAKEGVKNLAVFNPGFVADCLETLEEIAGEGEEIFHENGGVNFTHIPCLNDSAGGMKVLETMVRRELSGWI; encoded by the coding sequence ATGAACGCTTCCCTCAAAAGCGGGAAAGCAGGCGACAAAGCTGCTGGCGGCTATCGCCGGCTGGGTCCGCTTCCTGAAAATCATCCACCCGTCAAAACCGGCAAGGTTGGTGTATTGCTGGTCAATCTCGGTACGCCCGATGGCCATGACAAGAAGAACATGCGCAAATATCTGGAAGAGTTCCTTACCGATGCGCGGGTGATCGAATGGCCCAAACTGCTGTGGTATCCGGTCCTGTACGGAATTGTGCTCAATACGCGGCCGAAGAAGTCCGGTGCAGCCTATGAAACGATCTGGAACCGGGAACTCGATGAATCGCCACTGCGCACCATAACCCGGTCGCAAAGCGAGAAGCTGGCAGCAATGCTTGCAAAACATGAGGAAGTCATTGTCGATTGGGGCATGCGATACGGCAATCCGTCGATCGCTTCGCGGCTGGAAGCTCTGCGGGCGCAGGGTTGCGAGCGCATTGTTGTGTTTCCGCTCTATCCCCAATACAGCGCCGCGACCACGGCAACGGTCAACGACAAGGCATTCGAATATCTGATGCAGCAGCGCTGGATGCCGGCAGTGCGGACCGTACCGCCTTATCACGATGATCCCGTCTATATCGATGCGCTGGCGGTTTCCATCGAACAGCATCTGGCCAAGCTCGGCTTTGAGCCGGAAAAGGTCATTGCATCCTATCACGGCATTCCGGTCAGTTATTTCAACAAGGGTGATCCCTATCACTGCCATTGCCAGAAGACTTCCCGTCTGCTTGCCGAGCGGCTGGGCTGGAAGGAAGGGCGCCTGCTAACCTGTTTCCAGTCACGATTCGGTCCGGAGGAATGGCTGCAGCCTTATACGGATGAAACCATCGGACACCTGGCAAAGGAAGGTGTGAAAAACCTTGCCGTATTCAATCCGGGCTTCGTGGCGGACTGTCTGGAAACGCTGGAAGAGATTGCCGGAGAGGGAGAGGAGATCTTCCACGAAAATGGCGGGGTAAACTTCACGCATATTCCCTGTCTCAACGACAGTGCGGGAGGCATGAAAGTCCTGGAGACGATGGTACGGCGTGAGCTGTCCGGCTGGATTTGA
- a CDS encoding SLC13 family permease has product MELYFLALLILIMAAALGSGYPVAFALPGAAIITIFAAAVSGWLFAGNTDAFFHSGGPQQWLSAGVTNLRGVYWEVERDTLIAIPLFIFMGITLQRSKIAEDLLVTMAQLFGPVPGGLGISVVFVGALLAATTGIVGATVVAMGLISLPAMLRNKYSPSLATGTIAASGTLGQIIPPSIVLIILADQLASAVDQASTARKALYKDTTGELTMPSAFDVVSTSAGEMFLGAFVPGLLLVLLYMIYILVYALLRPTAAPAVHYAGKFDFAFWRKVFLTLVPPLTLIFLVLGSIIAGIATVNQAGAIGAAGAMVMAGYRLGDYGRWTFVPAILSLIGLGILAFAISNFEMNLKSIDNTHDWIGIQLGILGTIILSAALIWSGWRTMRVEETLNGIMLETAKTTALVFVILLGAAMLTAAFRAFGGEDLVRDFLNSLPGGFWAKFIIVMAVIFVLGFFLDFIEIAVVVVPIVAPILLADPSANVTAVWLGVMIGLNIQTSFLTPPFGFALFYLRGVAPAVVKTIQMYKGVVAFILLQLLALFIVGLYPQMVNYLPNRVSLLSETAPPPRNPKLQYCLEEYVAEQFAANGTQLQAAHETARNIDLSFLPGDLASSFAEGVDKASNAQALLGEAQTARQAINDASPQYRVLHTKVRDLQTVMRGIDSHIAELRADVNRLPGDANAEAREKRLAEIEKLEAEKEGLQAQIPAEWDSTFKTYNDLVKAEEKALNTYRRNSDSAYGEISEVVATLKGSARFLELEDGLRTQAGRIGNEDAESLAAEIDVLADEFGEVEGASKIRSEVSKARRALEAKTPDPDKAATAMANAIDLYEEQKAWREKAGSVLPDLETYDATIRNTIGARVQDRMPRDVALFVASCSADHRDISLNF; this is encoded by the coding sequence ATGGAACTGTATTTTCTCGCACTGCTGATCCTGATCATGGCGGCGGCCCTTGGGTCCGGCTATCCTGTCGCCTTCGCGCTGCCGGGCGCTGCGATCATCACGATCTTTGCCGCTGCCGTCAGCGGCTGGCTGTTTGCCGGCAATACCGATGCCTTCTTCCATAGCGGCGGACCGCAGCAATGGCTGTCTGCAGGGGTTACCAACCTGCGAGGGGTCTATTGGGAGGTTGAACGCGATACGCTGATCGCCATTCCACTGTTCATTTTCATGGGGATCACGCTGCAGCGTTCGAAGATTGCTGAGGACCTGCTTGTCACCATGGCGCAGCTTTTCGGCCCGGTCCCTGGCGGGCTGGGAATCTCCGTTGTTTTTGTCGGGGCACTGCTTGCTGCCACGACCGGCATTGTCGGCGCGACCGTTGTCGCCATGGGCCTGATTTCGCTTCCGGCCATGCTGCGCAACAAGTATTCGCCTTCGCTGGCGACCGGAACGATCGCGGCCTCCGGAACGCTGGGGCAGATCATTCCACCCTCGATCGTGCTGATCATCCTGGCAGACCAGCTGGCTTCGGCGGTTGATCAGGCAAGCACTGCCCGCAAGGCGCTTTACAAGGATACGACCGGCGAACTGACCATGCCATCGGCTTTCGATGTCGTATCCACCAGCGCTGGCGAGATGTTCCTGGGAGCGTTCGTGCCGGGTCTGCTGCTGGTGCTGCTCTACATGATCTACATTCTGGTCTATGCCCTGTTGCGGCCTACGGCGGCACCTGCCGTTCACTATGCCGGCAAGTTCGACTTCGCCTTCTGGCGGAAGGTTTTTTTGACCCTGGTGCCGCCCTTGACGCTGATCTTTCTGGTTCTGGGATCGATCATCGCCGGCATCGCCACCGTCAATCAGGCAGGCGCCATTGGCGCTGCCGGAGCCATGGTCATGGCCGGCTACCGGCTTGGCGACTACGGCCGCTGGACCTTCGTTCCGGCCATCCTTTCACTGATCGGTCTCGGCATTCTTGCCTTTGCTATTTCAAACTTCGAGATGAACCTGAAATCGATTGACAACACCCATGACTGGATCGGCATTCAGCTCGGCATCCTGGGTACAATCATCCTTTCAGCGGCGTTGATATGGAGCGGATGGCGGACCATGCGGGTCGAAGAAACGCTCAACGGCATCATGCTGGAGACCGCCAAGACGACCGCGCTGGTATTCGTCATTCTGCTTGGTGCAGCGATGCTTACGGCCGCCTTCCGCGCCTTTGGCGGAGAAGACCTGGTGCGCGATTTCCTCAATTCGCTGCCGGGCGGGTTCTGGGCGAAGTTCATCATCGTCATGGCAGTGATTTTCGTACTCGGCTTTTTCCTGGACTTCATCGAGATCGCAGTGGTGGTCGTGCCGATCGTTGCGCCCATTTTGCTTGCCGACCCCTCAGCCAACGTAACGGCGGTGTGGCTCGGCGTGATGATCGGTCTCAACATCCAAACCTCTTTCCTTACACCGCCATTCGGGTTTGCCCTGTTCTATCTGCGTGGCGTGGCGCCTGCGGTGGTCAAGACGATCCAGATGTACAAGGGCGTTGTTGCCTTCATCCTGCTGCAGTTGCTGGCGCTGTTCATTGTTGGGCTATACCCGCAAATGGTGAACTACCTGCCAAACCGGGTTTCGCTTTTGTCGGAGACGGCACCGCCGCCGCGCAATCCGAAGCTGCAATATTGCCTGGAAGAATACGTGGCAGAACAATTTGCCGCCAATGGCACGCAATTGCAGGCGGCTCATGAAACAGCGCGCAACATTGATCTTTCCTTCCTGCCGGGTGACCTGGCCAGCAGCTTTGCCGAAGGCGTGGACAAGGCGTCCAACGCCCAGGCCCTGCTGGGTGAAGCACAAACTGCCCGGCAGGCGATCAATGATGCCTCGCCGCAATACCGGGTCCTTCATACCAAGGTGCGCGATCTGCAAACCGTCATGCGGGGCATTGATTCGCATATCGCCGAGCTGAGAGCAGATGTGAACCGGCTGCCTGGTGACGCCAATGCTGAAGCGCGTGAAAAGCGGCTTGCCGAAATCGAAAAACTCGAGGCCGAGAAGGAAGGCCTGCAGGCACAAATTCCCGCCGAATGGGACAGCACATTCAAGACGTACAATGATCTGGTGAAAGCGGAGGAGAAGGCGCTGAACACCTACCGCCGCAACTCCGATTCCGCCTATGGCGAAATTTCCGAGGTTGTCGCCACGCTGAAGGGCAGTGCGCGCTTCCTGGAGCTTGAAGACGGGCTGCGGACGCAAGCTGGCCGTATTGGCAATGAGGATGCCGAATCCCTGGCAGCGGAGATCGACGTGCTGGCTGACGAGTTTGGCGAAGTGGAAGGCGCCTCGAAGATACGCTCCGAGGTTTCCAAGGCCCGCCGTGCGCTGGAAGCCAAAACGCCTGATCCTGACAAGGCTGCAACCGCCATGGCGAATGCAATCGACCTTTATGAAGAGCAGAAGGCGTGGCGTGAGAAGGCGGGTTCCGTCCTGCCAGATCTGGAAACATATGACGCAACAATCCGCAATACGATCGGCGCTCGTGTCCAGGATCGCATGCCCAGGGATGTTGCCCTGTTTGTTGCCAGCTGCAGCGCCGACCACCGGGATATTTCGCTCAACTTCTGA
- a CDS encoding TRAP transporter small permease subunit has product MTGNEEQQANHLQNAIEKEGDRAFLSRIFGWSMLGLLVAFLINNVLDVGYDYPGVFAAFGEAASAAAWLQVAICLLGIAAAVALVMAYPRRSLRYEAHLIHSFNVYFIRALYWSVFLVGVVDATLSFMRVESFIEPLMGEAAARNLARANWIGTWIHMPLIVLGFIIAYFTRTLGFVWLALLIVVAELLIVISRFVFSYEQALMGDLVRYWYAALFLFASAYTLFDEGHVRVDILYASFQRSKKGVINAIGTILLGITTCWVIVGISFNGKQSIVNAPVMNFEVSQAGPFGMFTKYQMAAFIALFGITMLIQFVSYFFDAVADKRGEPGHRDVDTSAAH; this is encoded by the coding sequence ATGACGGGCAACGAAGAACAGCAAGCAAACCATCTGCAGAACGCTATTGAAAAGGAAGGCGACAGGGCTTTCCTCAGCCGTATATTCGGCTGGTCGATGCTGGGCCTGCTGGTGGCGTTTCTGATCAACAACGTATTGGATGTCGGGTACGATTATCCCGGAGTTTTCGCAGCTTTCGGTGAAGCTGCCAGCGCTGCCGCGTGGTTGCAGGTTGCCATCTGCCTCCTCGGTATTGCGGCAGCCGTTGCCCTTGTCATGGCGTATCCGCGCCGGTCGTTGCGCTATGAGGCGCATCTCATTCATTCCTTCAACGTCTATTTCATCCGCGCGCTTTACTGGTCGGTGTTTCTGGTCGGCGTGGTGGATGCCACGCTTTCCTTCATGCGGGTCGAGTCGTTTATCGAGCCGCTGATGGGGGAAGCCGCAGCGCGCAATCTGGCCCGCGCAAACTGGATTGGTACCTGGATTCACATGCCCCTGATCGTGCTCGGCTTTATCATTGCCTATTTTACCCGGACACTGGGTTTTGTCTGGCTGGCCCTGCTGATCGTTGTCGCTGAACTGCTGATCGTGATTTCACGGTTCGTCTTCTCCTATGAACAGGCCCTGATGGGCGATCTGGTTCGCTATTGGTATGCAGCGTTGTTCCTGTTTGCATCCGCCTACACGCTGTTTGACGAGGGGCATGTGCGTGTCGACATTCTCTATGCCTCCTTCCAGCGAAGCAAAAAAGGCGTCATCAACGCCATTGGCACCATTCTTCTGGGCATTACCACCTGCTGGGTCATTGTGGGGATCAGTTTCAACGGCAAGCAATCCATTGTGAATGCGCCGGTGATGAATTTCGAAGTATCCCAGGCTGGCCCCTTCGGCATGTTTACCAAATACCAGATGGCCGCTTTCATTGCCCTTTTCGGCATTACGATGCTGATCCAGTTTGTCAGCTATTTCTTCGATGCAGTGGCCGACAAGCGGGGCGAACCCGGTCACCGTGACGTCGATACGTCTGCGGCGCATTAG
- a CDS encoding TRAP transporter substrate-binding protein, giving the protein MDRRSFIKKAGLVGGGAAASTLAAPAVAQSKKEMVIVSTWPRDFPGLGISAQRLAERITELTQGAITTQYFAAGERVGALDVFDEVASGNSQAYIGADYYWTGKHPALAYFTAVPFGMTFAEWNAWVLYGGGMALWEKVQDQFGLQPLPAGNTGTQAGGWFNKEINSADDLKGLKMRIPGLGGQVMAKLGASTISVPGGQIYENLVSGTIDATEWVGPYNDYFMKFYEAAKYYYTGGMHEPGSALSLTSNKSWWSSLSDWERSCITAAALEENTNAYFENMALNGEYLKKLVDEQGIEVRSFNEDVWDAFGEAASEVFAETRDHSPLAAEVDDAAQAKLREIGTGIALFEGQFVNQRNRVLGIG; this is encoded by the coding sequence ATGGATCGTCGTTCGTTTATCAAGAAAGCCGGTTTGGTCGGTGGTGGTGCGGCAGCATCGACACTAGCTGCACCCGCAGTGGCGCAGAGCAAGAAGGAAATGGTCATCGTTTCCACATGGCCGCGCGACTTTCCCGGTCTGGGAATTTCCGCACAGCGCCTTGCAGAGCGCATCACGGAACTGACCCAGGGCGCAATCACCACCCAGTATTTTGCTGCCGGTGAGCGTGTTGGCGCGCTGGATGTCTTCGACGAAGTGGCCTCCGGCAACTCGCAGGCCTATATCGGCGCCGACTATTACTGGACCGGCAAGCATCCTGCCCTGGCCTATTTCACGGCTGTTCCTTTCGGCATGACCTTTGCCGAGTGGAATGCCTGGGTTCTTTATGGCGGCGGCATGGCGCTTTGGGAAAAGGTTCAGGACCAGTTCGGCCTGCAGCCGCTTCCGGCCGGCAATACCGGCACCCAGGCCGGTGGCTGGTTCAACAAGGAAATCAACTCCGCCGACGACCTGAAGGGTCTGAAGATGCGTATTCCGGGCCTTGGCGGCCAGGTCATGGCAAAACTCGGCGCTTCCACCATTTCGGTGCCCGGCGGCCAGATTTACGAGAACCTCGTTTCCGGTACGATCGATGCAACGGAGTGGGTTGGTCCATACAATGACTACTTCATGAAGTTCTATGAAGCCGCAAAATACTACTATACCGGCGGCATGCACGAGCCGGGTTCTGCACTTTCGCTGACTTCGAACAAGTCGTGGTGGAGCAGCCTGAGCGACTGGGAGCGTTCCTGCATCACGGCGGCGGCGCTTGAGGAAAACACCAACGCTTATTTCGAGAACATGGCGCTCAACGGTGAATACCTGAAGAAACTGGTCGACGAGCAGGGTATCGAAGTGCGTTCGTTCAACGAAGACGTCTGGGATGCCTTCGGGGAAGCGGCTTCGGAAGTGTTTGCCGAAACGCGCGACCACTCGCCGCTGGCTGCTGAAGTCGATGATGCCGCGCAGGCGAAACTGCGCGAAATCGGCACCGGTATCGCGCTGTTCGAGGGACAGTTCGTGAACCAGCGCAACCGCGTGCTTGGCATCGGTTAA
- a CDS encoding nickel/cobalt transporter, producing MGGIQLPCLTPPRRLPALMLLAMLALAATIMLPETASAQNSLGVGQAEQAIKPQGPFAGILFWIQQQQKAFYKAMTEALKVIRSGDGGMWVLIGLSFAYGILHAAGPGHGKVVISSYMVANEVQLRRGVMLSFASSAMQALVAIAAIGSIVLFLRGLGLRQADLARNLEIASYAGVMLLGTWLLWRKVFARQQVQPVAAAAAGKGAPHTRHHAHGHNGAGAHHHSHHNDHDHDHACPQCGHAHMPAPSMLGGDMGLKEAWTAVFAVGLRPCTGALIVLTFSFLNGLYLAGILSAFAMAMGTAITVSAIAVIAVTAKNAALRLSSASKMRDGIYRAIEIGGAALIFVMGLTLLAAALYA from the coding sequence ATGGGTGGAATTCAGTTGCCCTGCCTGACACCGCCGCGCCGCCTTCCTGCTCTGATGTTGCTGGCAATGCTGGCGCTGGCTGCCACAATAATGCTGCCGGAGACGGCAAGCGCCCAGAACTCCCTGGGAGTGGGGCAGGCGGAACAGGCGATCAAGCCGCAAGGGCCGTTCGCGGGCATTCTGTTCTGGATCCAGCAGCAGCAGAAAGCCTTCTACAAGGCCATGACCGAGGCGCTGAAGGTTATCCGTTCGGGTGATGGGGGCATGTGGGTTCTCATCGGGCTGAGTTTTGCCTATGGCATCCTTCACGCTGCCGGGCCGGGGCATGGCAAGGTGGTGATTTCATCCTACATGGTGGCAAACGAGGTTCAGCTGCGCCGGGGTGTTATGCTGTCCTTTGCCTCCTCCGCCATGCAGGCGCTGGTGGCCATCGCGGCCATCGGCTCGATTGTGCTGTTTCTGCGCGGGCTGGGCCTTCGGCAGGCAGACCTTGCGCGCAACCTCGAAATTGCCAGCTATGCAGGCGTGATGCTGCTGGGCACCTGGCTGTTGTGGCGCAAGGTATTTGCGCGGCAGCAGGTACAACCGGTTGCAGCTGCCGCAGCCGGCAAAGGCGCACCGCATACTCGCCACCATGCTCACGGCCACAACGGTGCTGGCGCCCATCACCACAGTCATCACAACGATCATGATCACGATCATGCCTGCCCGCAATGTGGCCATGCTCATATGCCTGCCCCCTCCATGCTTGGAGGAGACATGGGCCTGAAGGAAGCGTGGACTGCGGTGTTTGCGGTTGGCTTGCGGCCATGTACCGGTGCACTGATCGTGTTGACGTTTTCCTTTCTCAACGGGTTGTATCTCGCCGGCATTCTTTCAGCTTTCGCCATGGCGATGGGCACGGCGATCACCGTTTCGGCAATTGCGGTAATCGCGGTCACTGCCAAAAATGCCGCCTTGCGGCTGAGTTCCGCCAGTAAAATGCGCGATGGTATCTACCGGGCAATTGAAATTGGCGGCGCTGCGCTGATCTTTGTCATGGGGCTGACACTTCTGGCTGCAGCGCTTTATGCGTGA
- a CDS encoding DUF1007 family protein: protein MSTPLLQQTGPLTVRSTLIAGLAASLLLSSGMPGAAHPHVWIEANLEVVRNEKGEATEIRHVWRFDEIFSSSLVLDFDDNGNGELDPEELETIGKETRISLAEYNFYTEIRSGSKVIDFFEPEPYIVDYKNGQLMMIMAMELTEPQPMGAEGFKVAVSDPTYYVAVELPDPTAVIVSGNGKSCTSQIVVPDWDALYARDADRLADLFTAGPDEKIDASEDYLTWVEFSCPA, encoded by the coding sequence ATGAGCACTCCTCTGCTGCAACAGACCGGACCGTTGACGGTTAGATCAACCCTGATCGCAGGGCTGGCTGCAAGTCTTTTACTTTCTTCGGGAATGCCCGGCGCGGCGCATCCCCATGTTTGGATCGAGGCCAATCTGGAAGTGGTGCGCAACGAAAAGGGCGAAGCGACCGAAATCCGCCATGTGTGGCGGTTCGACGAGATTTTTTCTTCCTCGCTGGTGCTCGACTTTGACGACAATGGCAATGGCGAGCTTGATCCGGAAGAACTTGAGACCATCGGCAAAGAGACCAGGATCTCGCTGGCTGAATACAATTTCTACACCGAGATACGCAGCGGCAGCAAAGTCATCGATTTTTTCGAGCCGGAACCCTACATCGTCGACTACAAGAACGGCCAGCTGATGATGATCATGGCAATGGAACTGACCGAACCGCAACCGATGGGCGCAGAAGGCTTCAAGGTGGCGGTGTCCGACCCTACCTATTATGTGGCGGTGGAACTGCCGGACCCCACGGCGGTCATTGTGTCAGGCAACGGAAAGTCCTGCACCTCCCAAATCGTCGTGCCGGATTGGGATGCACTTTATGCCCGCGATGCCGATCGCCTTGCCGACCTGTTCACCGCAGGCCCCGATGAAAAGATCGATGCCAGCGAAGATTACCTGACATGGGTGGAATTCAGTTGCCCTGCCTGA